In Trichomycterus rosablanca isolate fTriRos1 chromosome 4, fTriRos1.hap1, whole genome shotgun sequence, one DNA window encodes the following:
- the foxq1a gene encoding forkhead box protein Q1a, with protein MKLEVFRGAHHHAKAPETCSDAETSVPSPLSIEDELGSDGDCAAHSPCAPAASSLAISSSSACSESKDKGKPYTRRPKPPYSYIALIAMAIRDSNSGRLTLAEINDYLMRKFPFFRGSYTGWRNSVRHNLSLNDCFLKVLRDPSRPWGKDNYWMLNPHSEYTFADGVFRRRRKRIAKKPGREQDDMASGDSPNSIHASASSSAKFTSPFAIDSILSRPFRRNEQPQQQQQPCAPDDVQTSVWSYITRGTPVHALRAYGMMGVSFEEMAVRHQRDTVGSECLPVARFAPTTAHAQSSSTKTGGLHSFQIDYLLS; from the coding sequence ATGAAGCTGGAGGTGTTCCGTGGCGCGCATCACCATGCAAAAGCACCAGAGACGTGCAGCGACGCGGAGACCAGCGTCCCCTCTCCACTTTCCATTGAGGATGAATTGGGCTCGGATGGAGACTGCGCGGCGCACAGCCCTTGCGCACCTGCCGCATCTTCCTTAGCGATCTCCTCCAGCTCGGCATGCTCTGAGAGCAAGGACAAGGGCAAGCCGTATACGCGCCGACCCAAGCCGCCGTATTCCTACATCGCCCTGATTGCCATGGCCATCCGAGATTCGAACTCTGGCCGCCTGACGCTCGCTGAGATCAACGACTACCTCATGCGCAAGTTTCCGTTCTTCCGCGGATCCTACACGGGCTGGCGCAACTCTGTGCGCCACAACCTGTCGCTCAACGATTGCTTCCTAAAGGTTCTGCGCGATCCGTCTCGGCCCTGGGGCAAGGACAACTACTGGATGCTGAATCCGCATAGCGAGTACACGttcgctgatggagtttttcgGAGACGCAGGAAGCGCATCGCTAAGAAGCCGGGGCGGGAGCAGGACGACATGGCAAGTGGAGACTCCCCGAACTCCATCCATGCTTCAGCTTCCTCCAGTGCCAAGTTCACCAGCCCGTTCGCCATTGACAGCATCCTCAGTCGTCCGTTTAGGAGAAATGAACAGCCgcagcaacagcagcagcccTGTGCGCCAGACGACGTCCAGACAAGCGTTTGGTCTTACATCACACGAGGGACTCCAGTTCATGCGCTCCGGGCGTACGGCATGATGGGCGTCTCGTTTGAAGAAATGGCCGTCCGGCATCAAAGGGACACTGTCGGCTCAGAGTGCCTACCGGTCGCCCGGTTTGCGCCGACCACTGCACATGCGCAGAGTTCTTCGACCAAAACCGGTGGCCTCCATTCGTTTCAAATAGACTACTTACTGTCCTAA